A single genomic interval of Variovorax sp. PMC12 harbors:
- a CDS encoding FAD-dependent monooxygenase, with product MDVLISGASMAGLSAAHWFARLGHRVTVVERADGLRPGGAPIDVRGRALATARRMGVLARIDDEKVRFFDPAPVLDGTGAQVATLDLRWFANETDEDVEITRDRLNRILMSAIPDGVEFRFKASIASIADGAGGVEVGFADGLQGRYDLVVGADGLHSNVRRLAFGPEKEYVRHFGHYVALVDLPADRHWHRAMLSVPGLTIAVRDAGDGPQGLMLAASPEIGYDYRDLDAQRALIDRLLSRVDAWQVPAMRAAFADPAAKGFYFDSVSQTHMPSWIRGNVAVIGDAGHCAALLSGMGTTLAMVSAEILANTWTEHGGRMEAASAAYHAQLRPYVAQCQAFAAEGAPIMVPPTQEALEERNAMFRAYAARFAETGA from the coding sequence CCAGCATGGCCGGCCTCTCGGCCGCCCACTGGTTCGCCCGCCTCGGCCACCGGGTGACCGTCGTCGAGCGCGCCGACGGCCTGCGTCCCGGCGGCGCGCCCATCGACGTACGCGGGCGCGCGCTCGCCACCGCGCGGCGCATGGGCGTCCTGGCGAGGATCGATGACGAGAAGGTACGGTTCTTCGACCCGGCACCGGTGCTCGACGGGACGGGGGCGCAGGTCGCGACCCTCGACCTGCGATGGTTTGCCAACGAGACCGACGAGGACGTCGAGATCACGCGCGACCGCCTCAACCGGATCCTGATGAGCGCCATACCCGACGGGGTCGAGTTTCGCTTCAAGGCTTCCATCGCATCGATCGCCGATGGCGCGGGCGGAGTGGAAGTCGGCTTCGCGGACGGCTTGCAGGGCCGCTACGACCTGGTGGTCGGCGCCGACGGCCTTCATTCCAACGTGCGCAGGCTCGCCTTCGGACCCGAGAAGGAATATGTCCGTCACTTCGGCCACTACGTCGCGCTCGTCGATCTTCCTGCCGACCGGCACTGGCACCGCGCCATGCTCAGCGTGCCAGGCCTGACGATCGCCGTGCGTGACGCGGGCGATGGTCCGCAGGGCCTGATGCTCGCCGCCAGCCCCGAGATTGGCTATGACTACCGCGACTTGGATGCCCAGCGCGCACTCATCGATCGGCTGCTGTCCCGTGTCGATGCGTGGCAGGTTCCTGCGATGCGCGCGGCGTTCGCCGACCCTGCGGCCAAGGGCTTCTACTTCGACTCGGTGAGCCAGACCCACATGCCGAGCTGGATACGCGGCAACGTCGCGGTCATCGGCGACGCGGGCCACTGCGCTGCACTGCTGTCGGGCATGGGGACGACCCTGGCGATGGTGTCCGCGGAGATCCTGGCGAACACATGGACCGAGCATGGCGGACGCATGGAGGCGGCGTCCGCGGCCTACCACGCGCAGCTGCGCCCTTATGTGGCGCAGTGCCAGGCCTTTGCAGCGGAAGGGGCACCGATCATGGTGCCGCCGACGCAGGAGGCGCTCGAAGAGCGCAATGCGATGTTCCGCGCCTATGCGGCCAGATTCGCGGAAACCGGCGCCTAG